The following are encoded together in the Candidatus Woesebacteria bacterium genome:
- a CDS encoding phosphomannomutase/phosphoglucomutase: MKIDASIFKAYDIRGIYPDQLNEDLFYGLGHAYVSVVNPQGEVMVGHDVRVYSEPLKKSLIEGLTDAGVNVVDVGLISTDMYYFGVGNFDFAGGIQVTASHNPPEWHGAKMVREKVIPLTLETGVSQIRDFIEKGVFEKKQKGSVRKIDIVDDYCKFVLNWVDIKKIKPMKIVYNPNFGFAGKVFERLIELGNLPLTIIPLNAEPDGTFPKGRPDPFMPENRVEFIELVKSEDADLGITWDADADRVFFCADGGVFLEPYYMNAILIEAILKKHPSEKIIYDPRYTWALIDSIKTNGGTPVLERVGHSYIKQRMRKEDAYFGGESSGHEYYRDFWYADSGMLPVVQVLEYVSEHSKKLSEIARVWINKYVISGEINTKVTDVDMVMELIKAKYGDGKQEFVDGISVEYGDYRFNVRSSNTEPLLRLNLEARTKDVMEKKRDEVLSLITQYAIKE; this comes from the coding sequence ATGAAGATTGATGCTTCCATCTTCAAGGCATATGACATTAGAGGTATATACCCCGATCAACTTAACGAGGATCTTTTTTATGGTTTAGGACACGCTTATGTTTCAGTTGTTAATCCTCAAGGTGAAGTTATGGTTGGTCATGATGTGCGTGTTTATTCGGAACCACTTAAAAAAAGTTTAATTGAAGGTCTTACCGATGCTGGAGTAAACGTTGTAGATGTCGGTTTGATTTCTACTGATATGTATTATTTTGGTGTCGGAAACTTTGATTTTGCGGGGGGTATTCAGGTTACCGCTTCACATAATCCACCTGAATGGCACGGTGCCAAGATGGTTAGGGAAAAAGTAATTCCTCTTACTCTAGAAACTGGAGTATCACAAATTAGAGATTTTATCGAGAAAGGAGTATTTGAGAAAAAGCAAAAAGGAAGTGTCAGAAAAATAGATATTGTCGATGACTACTGTAAATTCGTTTTAAATTGGGTTGATATAAAGAAAATTAAACCCATGAAGATTGTTTATAATCCTAATTTTGGTTTTGCGGGGAAGGTATTTGAAAGACTGATCGAATTGGGTAATTTACCGTTAACAATAATTCCCTTAAACGCGGAACCTGACGGAACTTTTCCTAAGGGTAGGCCTGATCCTTTCATGCCCGAAAATCGAGTAGAATTTATAGAATTGGTTAAGTCCGAAGATGCAGATTTGGGTATAACTTGGGATGCGGATGCTGATCGAGTGTTTTTTTGTGCGGATGGTGGGGTGTTTCTTGAACCTTACTATATGAATGCTATCTTGATTGAGGCAATTTTAAAGAAACATCCATCAGAAAAAATTATTTACGACCCAAGGTATACCTGGGCGTTGATTGATAGTATTAAAACAAATGGGGGAACGCCTGTACTCGAGAGAGTCGGACACTCATATATTAAGCAAAGGATGAGGAAAGAAGATGCTTATTTTGGTGGCGAATCGAGTGGACATGAATATTATCGAGATTTTTGGTACGCAGATAGTGGTATGTTACCTGTTGTACAAGTACTAGAATATGTGTCTGAACATTCAAAAAAACTATCTGAGATCGCAAGAGTGTGGATTAATAAATATGTAATTTCGGGAGAAATAAATACAAAAGTAACCGACGTTGACATGGTGATGGAACTCATTAAAGCAAAATATGGAGACGGAAAACAAGAATTTGTAGATGGCATTTCAGTTGAATATGGTGATTACAGATTTAACGTACGTTCATCAAACACCGAACCCTTACTCAGACTAAATTTGGAAGCAAGAACAAAAGACGTTATGGAGAAAAAAAGAGATGAAG
- a CDS encoding metallopeptidase, whose product MKKRPKSSVNWERAYDIQVRIADLVSSLNMTWIDNSSIYCFRSKNSQARAYARIWGLGQIWQQALSQKPSYCIEVLSEKFDSLTEDKQDEVLLHELCHIPKNFSGSLLPHIRKRGSRNFHDRVHELVTLYKNKKR is encoded by the coding sequence ATGAAAAAAAGACCAAAAAGTTCAGTCAATTGGGAGAGGGCATATGATATTCAAGTGAGAATTGCGGATTTGGTATCATCGTTAAATATGACCTGGATTGATAATTCGTCAATATACTGTTTTCGCTCAAAAAATTCACAGGCTCGAGCATATGCACGTATTTGGGGTTTGGGGCAAATTTGGCAACAAGCATTAAGTCAAAAACCGTCCTACTGCATTGAAGTATTATCGGAAAAATTTGACTCACTAACAGAAGATAAACAGGATGAAGTACTTCTGCATGAACTTTGTCATATCCCAAAAAACTTTTCGGGAAGTTTACTACCGCATATCAGAAAACGCGGGTCAAGAAATTTCCACGACAGAGTACATGAATTAGTAACACTTTACAAAAATAAAAAACGCTAG
- the ruvC gene encoding crossover junction endodeoxyribonuclease RuvC: MLILGIDPGTATTGYGFLNIHKLPKEGEKLNGHYTAGDFGLIETTMLNTPGERLYFIHNELRKIIEKHKPHVMAIEKVFFATNRKTAIRVGQAQGVMLMAAAHFSIAVVEYSPMTIKKIVAGNGRADKKQVQKSVRDYLGNSIKSKPKKKTHFDNEADALAVALCHAMSLTELQED, translated from the coding sequence ATGCTTATACTTGGGATAGATCCCGGAACCGCAACGACAGGATATGGATTTTTAAATATTCATAAATTGCCCAAAGAAGGTGAAAAGCTAAACGGACATTATACAGCGGGTGATTTTGGGTTAATCGAAACCACAATGTTAAATACCCCTGGTGAGAGGCTTTACTTCATTCACAATGAATTGCGTAAAATTATCGAAAAACACAAACCGCACGTAATGGCTATCGAGAAAGTATTCTTTGCAACTAATCGAAAAACAGCAATTCGCGTCGGTCAAGCGCAAGGTGTGATGCTTATGGCAGCGGCACATTTTAGTATTGCAGTTGTCGAGTATTCCCCGATGACAATCAAAAAAATTGTGGCCGGAAATGGCCGAGCTGACAAAAAGCAGGTACAAAAGTCGGTTAGAGATTATTTGGGAAACAGTATAAAAAGTAAACCAAAAAAGAAAACGCATTTTGACAATGAGGCTGACGCATTAGCCGTTGCACTGTGTCATGCCATGTCACTAACCGAACTTCAAGAAGATTAG
- a CDS encoding TatD family hydrolase — protein sequence MFDTHCHLNSDEFVHDLKTVINNARDSGVKRFLVPGLDLESSRKAVEIVENFKGVYAAIGIHPTQDLENINITDALYKLTDLANSNVKVVAIGEVGLDYFRYQAGEFMQKEFFVSQIKLATKLNKALIIHNRHATDDIIKSIESVGSNSINGRAVFHCCPPEKDVLEYAIANNIFIGVDGDVTYDDTKKEFVKDIPLDLLVLETDSPYLTPYPTRSVKKYPNEPANLKYIAQCVGEIKNINSDDLVHICTSNANKLFDLD from the coding sequence ATGTTTGATACGCATTGCCATCTAAATTCGGATGAATTTGTTCATGATCTGAAAACGGTAATTAACAATGCACGAGATAGTGGTGTCAAGCGTTTCTTGGTACCAGGTTTAGATCTAGAGTCTTCAAGAAAGGCGGTAGAAATTGTCGAAAACTTCAAAGGCGTGTATGCCGCAATCGGTATTCACCCAACACAAGACTTGGAAAACATTAATATAACCGATGCGTTATACAAGTTGACTGACCTTGCTAATTCCAATGTTAAAGTTGTAGCCATAGGTGAAGTTGGTCTTGATTACTTCAGATATCAAGCAGGTGAGTTTATGCAGAAAGAATTCTTTGTCAGTCAAATTAAACTGGCAACAAAATTAAACAAAGCACTCATTATTCATAATCGTCATGCGACAGATGATATTATAAAAAGTATTGAAAGTGTGGGAAGTAATTCAATTAACGGTAGGGCAGTTTTTCATTGTTGTCCACCTGAGAAAGATGTACTTGAGTACGCTATTGCTAACAATATTTTTATCGGTGTTGACGGAGATGTTACTTATGATGATACCAAAAAAGAATTTGTGAAAGACATCCCTCTTGATCTTCTTGTTTTGGAAACAGATTCTCCTTACCTTACGCCGTACCCCACAAGATCGGTAAAAAAGTATCCCAATGAACCAGCCAATCTGAAATATATCGCCCAATGTGTTGGCGAAATTAAAAATATAAATAGCGATGATTTAGTACATATTTGCACAAGTAATGCCAACAAGCTTTTTGATCTAGACTGA
- a CDS encoding SurA N-terminal domain-containing protein yields the protein MAAQKTNTKTKVKRKQVSPKATKVKKVTKRVTKKVAPSVSNFETIPQVKTKKISKKLSVIFLLVFLAVLVYTARGLIIVATVNGKPIYRWTVIDRLEKLGGQQVVDEIIQEELINQEAARLGVKANEDEVSKELEKARQASEAQGMPLETALEQANLTIEEYTKSIRIQYTVRAMLQDQIEVTDEEVNTTYNEYKDSESFADIPEEEAKKQILEGLKDQKLQEKVVQWMDDLKNKASIKTVVEY from the coding sequence ATGGCCGCACAAAAAACCAATACGAAAACAAAGGTAAAGCGAAAACAAGTATCTCCAAAGGCTACTAAAGTAAAGAAAGTTACAAAACGTGTGACTAAAAAAGTAGCACCTTCGGTGTCAAATTTTGAAACTATACCTCAAGTAAAAACAAAAAAAATATCGAAAAAACTTTCAGTTATCTTTTTGCTTGTATTTTTGGCAGTTCTTGTCTATACGGCACGGGGACTGATAATAGTTGCCACAGTAAACGGTAAACCGATTTATCGGTGGACCGTAATAGATAGACTGGAAAAACTTGGCGGACAACAGGTCGTTGACGAAATTATTCAGGAGGAATTAATTAATCAAGAAGCGGCAAGGTTGGGAGTTAAGGCTAACGAAGATGAAGTTAGTAAAGAATTGGAAAAAGCACGACAAGCATCCGAAGCTCAGGGTATGCCTTTAGAGACAGCTTTGGAACAAGCAAACCTCACAATCGAGGAATATACCAAATCAATAAGAATTCAATATACGGTTAGAGCAATGCTTCAGGATCAAATTGAAGTAACCGACGAAGAAGTAAATACAACTTATAACGAATACAAAGACAGCGAATCATTTGCCGACATTCCCGAAGAAGAAGCCAAAAAACAAATACTCGAAGGTCTGAAAGATCAGAAATTACAAGAGAAAGTCGTTCAATGGATGGATGACTTGAAAAATAAAGCTTCAATAAAAACCGTTGTAGAGTATTAG
- a CDS encoding superoxide dismutase, with amino-acid sequence MIFELPQLRYSYAALEPYIDALTMEIHYTKHHASYVSNLNKALEGVTNLEKLTVEELLMQVEKVPDNIRQTVINNAGGHANHSMFWQTLCPGGVDPKGEVKKILTSTFGSFDKFKEEFTAKALSLFGSGWVFLVMGEDRKLYIKRHSFQNSPYLYRHVPLLGLDVWEHAYYLKYQNRRNDYVAVWWKIVNWDEVEFRFEAQGQNKL; translated from the coding sequence ATGATATTTGAACTACCACAACTAAGATATTCATACGCCGCACTTGAGCCGTATATTGACGCGCTGACGATGGAAATACACTACACCAAGCATCATGCAAGTTACGTAAGTAATTTGAATAAAGCACTTGAGGGAGTAACTAATTTGGAAAAATTGACGGTTGAGGAACTTCTGATGCAGGTTGAAAAAGTACCTGATAATATTCGGCAAACAGTTATCAATAACGCCGGTGGTCATGCGAATCATTCAATGTTCTGGCAAACTCTTTGTCCTGGTGGGGTAGACCCCAAAGGTGAAGTAAAAAAGATACTTACGTCCACCTTTGGAAGTTTTGATAAATTTAAGGAAGAATTTACCGCTAAGGCTTTAAGTCTATTTGGTAGCGGATGGGTATTTCTTGTCATGGGGGAAGACAGGAAACTCTACATAAAAAGACATTCATTCCAAAATAGCCCTTATCTATATAGGCATGTACCATTACTGGGATTGGATGTATGGGAACATGCTTACTATTTGAAATATCAAAATCGTCGAAACGACTACGTAGCAGTATGGTGGAAGATAGTTAATTGGGATGAGGTGGAGTTTAGATTCGAAGCTCAAGGGCAAAATAAACTATAG
- a CDS encoding DUF2905 family protein has product MNVYPLSLVDMAGFLKTLQIMGLLYVLSVGAMYYLSQRTKQPMIVPGDIYRRREGRVMYIPTGGALVLMIILYIVLIRIIPGIFGQK; this is encoded by the coding sequence ATGAATGTTTATCCTTTAAGCTTAGTTGATATGGCCGGATTTTTAAAAACACTTCAAATAATGGGACTTCTGTATGTGTTGTCGGTTGGTGCGATGTATTATCTTTCTCAACGCACAAAACAACCGATGATTGTCCCCGGCGATATTTACAGAAGGAGGGAAGGTCGCGTGATGTATATTCCAACAGGTGGAGCGTTGGTTCTAATGATAATTCTCTATATTGTTTTAATAAGAATTATTCCGGGAATATTTGGACAAAAGTAA
- a CDS encoding signal peptidase I: MYKNYIKKLLQVILFISGVLVFLTGLYIDRVFTFEILDGLSTKNVPVNLNKIKSTTPLLFTVYSGSMEPAIKTASVIVSKPQSNYVQGDIVTFTPTSSMGNVVTHRIVAKENVNSPVYKTAGDANQTIDPWTIDNSQIKGKVVLTVPLAGYVTNFAKTPSGFILLIIVPATIVIYEEIKSLLVAFVNEFKKRFFKSKKLNPIYMSNFTIKKSSSILLPFVFLTVLLTSAVATYSVLSDREVNVGNTFSVNTQGQLEDSLEALPTSTFATENSLGENLD, from the coding sequence ATGTATAAAAACTATATTAAAAAACTCCTTCAGGTAATCCTCTTTATATCAGGGGTTTTGGTCTTTTTGACTGGGCTGTATATCGATCGGGTTTTCACCTTTGAGATTCTTGACGGACTAAGTACGAAAAATGTTCCCGTCAATTTAAATAAGATAAAAAGTACTACTCCCCTACTTTTTACTGTTTATTCGGGCTCTATGGAGCCGGCTATAAAAACAGCAAGTGTAATTGTCTCTAAACCACAATCTAATTACGTACAAGGCGACATAGTTACCTTTACACCTACAAGTAGTATGGGAAACGTCGTAACGCACAGGATTGTTGCCAAGGAAAATGTTAATAGTCCTGTCTACAAAACGGCAGGCGATGCCAACCAAACAATTGACCCCTGGACTATCGATAACTCCCAAATAAAGGGGAAAGTCGTTTTAACAGTACCCTTGGCCGGATACGTCACGAATTTTGCCAAAACGCCAAGCGGATTTATTCTTCTTATTATCGTTCCTGCGACAATTGTGATTTACGAAGAAATCAAATCACTCCTTGTTGCTTTCGTAAACGAATTTAAGAAAAGATTTTTTAAATCCAAAAAGCTAAATCCTATATATATGTCAAATTTCACGATCAAGAAAAGCTCGTCCATACTTTTGCCTTTTGTCTTTTTAACAGTACTGCTTACTTCAGCTGTTGCGACGTATTCCGTACTTTCTGATCGCGAAGTAAATGTCGGTAACACTTTTAGTGTTAACACCCAAGGACAACTTGAAGATTCCCTAGAAGCATTGCCTACTTCTACATTTGCAACCGAAAATTCGTTAGGTGAAAACTTAGACTAA
- a CDS encoding phosphodiester glycosidase family protein, with the protein MKVLGFTLLVFMMALTVASVTVTRLHDNNVDPVNLSTSEVLGEPSTRVSFEKHKISFNGESYEVALINGVNPDETGLFSNLEEPESAINIIEENNCSALVNAGFYTTNNQPIGQFVSNYKTIKNTTQSELFNGYFSINDFGTPRITQNVPSDNLRLSVQSGPLLIVNDEFQKLSIRNDKNARRIVVAVTGENDIVFIAIYDAFSKLLGPKLADLPVVLTEIENTSLYDFADALNLDGGSASAFYIDNFKLPESSPIGSYFCIN; encoded by the coding sequence ATGAAAGTACTGGGATTTACACTATTGGTATTCATGATGGCACTAACTGTTGCCAGTGTTACGGTAACCCGATTGCATGACAACAATGTCGATCCGGTTAATCTTTCTACAAGTGAAGTGTTAGGTGAACCATCTACCAGAGTCTCATTTGAAAAACACAAGATTTCATTTAATGGTGAATCTTACGAGGTTGCATTGATTAATGGAGTTAACCCGGACGAAACCGGTCTTTTTTCAAATTTAGAGGAACCGGAATCGGCAATTAACATTATTGAGGAGAATAACTGTAGCGCACTGGTTAATGCTGGTTTTTATACCACCAATAATCAACCTATCGGGCAATTTGTGTCAAATTATAAAACTATCAAAAACACTACGCAAAGCGAGTTGTTTAACGGGTATTTTTCCATCAACGATTTCGGTACACCACGAATTACGCAAAATGTTCCTTCTGATAATTTACGGCTGTCTGTCCAGAGCGGACCTTTGTTAATTGTTAATGATGAATTCCAAAAGCTGTCGATAAGAAACGACAAAAATGCTCGCCGTATCGTCGTAGCCGTAACCGGAGAGAACGACATTGTATTTATCGCTATCTACGATGCTTTCTCCAAGCTACTTGGACCTAAACTTGCCGATTTACCCGTAGTGTTAACAGAAATTGAAAATACTTCGCTTTATGACTTCGCCGATGCGCTTAACCTGGATGGCGGTTCTGCTTCAGCTTTTTATATCGACAATTTTAAACTTCCCGAAAGCTCGCCTATCGGAAGCTATTTTTGTATAAATTAA
- a CDS encoding metallopeptidase family protein produces MSDDKFEEILNKALESIPGEFRKNIENVSITYQDFPTKKQLDSVNARGLLLGLYEGVPTTRGSRYMVKLPDKITIFKIPILMFSKTKSVEETVRDTLIHEIAHHFGMNEKQVRDAEKTNGNKYKKKKIY; encoded by the coding sequence ATGTCCGACGATAAGTTTGAAGAAATATTAAACAAAGCGCTGGAAAGTATTCCTGGGGAATTTAGAAAAAATATAGAAAATGTCTCGATAACATATCAAGACTTTCCAACCAAAAAGCAATTAGACAGCGTAAATGCTCGAGGTTTACTTTTGGGTTTATACGAGGGTGTACCGACAACACGAGGGTCAAGATATATGGTTAAATTGCCCGACAAAATAACCATATTTAAAATACCGATATTGATGTTTTCAAAAACTAAAAGTGTTGAAGAAACAGTACGTGATACTTTAATTCATGAAATCGCACATCATTTTGGGATGAATGAAAAACAGGTTAGGGATGCTGAGAAAACAAATGGCAATAAATACAAAAAGAAAAAGATTTATTAA